The Corylus avellana chromosome ca11, CavTom2PMs-1.0 genome contains the following window.
TAATTCTGGCCTTCCAGCAGTCGCACAAAGTTTTAGTTTGCCATCTCTGGCTCCTTTGGCTACGCCTAGTCTGGATATAAATGCTATTGTGCCACCAATCTCAAACAAACCTAGTGCAATTTCTGGTCCAATCTTGTCATTTCAAACCTCATCTCAATCTACCTCCTCTATTGTTGGGAAATCCAATTCTATTCGCACAGAAACACCTGCACCAGCATTGGTAACTCCAGGTCAGCTGTTGCAGTCTGTACCTGCTGCAGTTTCTTCCTCGCAAACTTCACAAACAGCACCTAATGATTTAGAGGTGATTCAAGTATCATCGTCATCTTCATGAGCAGAGCCAACAATGCCAATTTCAGCAGAAGCTCAGCCGCCAATACTGCCGTTACCAGTACCTTCGCGAGTGGCACAAAAGGTGATCCTGTTACGTTGTGTGTGTCTAATTACTTGCAGGCTTCTTCCAATTGTCCATGGGCTTGATAAGTTTCATACTTTCTAGTCTGGTCCAATTGTCCATCTGCTTCGTAGTTTGAATTGCTAAGCGTGAGAAAAATGGTGTAGCCAACCTCCCCCAGGAACCTTGGTTGCCATCTTACaaactttttttgtattttcatgaGCTTTATTCATAATATCTATGGGTGTCAGATCAGGTTTATGTGAACTTGTCTGGGATTGAAGTAAGTTGCTAAAGCACTTTAAACTCTTGcagtttttgtttggttgctctTCCTTTATCTTTCATGTGAAATTGACTGCTGGATGTGGAAAGCTTGATTTGTAGGTTTTTCACAAGCTGCTATACTTGCTAACcccatttaattgttttttcttctgtGAATATAATTGAACTTATTCCTTCTGCATGCTAGACAATGGTAAGGACTTAACGAATATGATGCTTATATTGATATCTTTATGAGGATGCTGACATAGATTTTCTCTATCTCTTTCCAGCCAAATGGAACTCCTTTCCAACTTCGTCATGGTTACTGGGGACGTGATAGAGGAAGAGGAACTGGGGTAATAAAACTTTTGCGTTGTAAAACTAAGTTGGTTTACTGGATGTATATCAAACTTGCAACTTGAAAACTTGCTTGAAgattttaattattgaattagtTTAATCAAGAGTTCTACTTTtcaagattttagttttttattccAATGACTATGTTTATATTGCTCAAAAGATTGAGTGATGacttattgatttttttttctttatctggAGATAATGTGTTAAGAaagtaattatttttcttttaaaaaaaaaaaaaaaattgacttgaacacaaaattatatttcaaattgGAAATTGAAgcttaagatatatatatatattatatatattgtgagaGAGTTATGCAGtttgtggttttaaaaaatttatatcttGTATGAAATGATCCAATCAATGTTACAATGATTTCTTAAGATTAGTTGCTTTGATTGAATGGGATTTTGGCCTGAAAAACTGATTGTTGGCATGATCCAAtcaatgttgatttttttgacatttggTATCAAAAGCCAAGTTTTAAgttcaaacattaattttacaatttatctcatattttaattaaatattttacgtatcgaataaactataaaataagcGGCTATCATAGTGGACTTGCTGGTTTCACGGTCTCGCGTGCATAACTCAGCACTCCCTCCATGCCGGCCATTGGTCAATGGCACACGTTTCTGGTACGATCATTCATGGCATGGCTCTTAAAGCAACCCTTCATACTTCATGGCCCCATCATCATAATCTATCCAAATCAAAGGGGGGTTGGCTTTCCATTTGAGCTACTTTTCAAGGAGCACGTGCTTCTACTTGGTCTAGAGGTTGTtgcttttaatttataaaaccACAATTACTATCGCTGTATTTATAtgccaaaaaatttaatctGTTATCATCTAACTGTGGTcctcttcatctctctctctctctctctctctctctgcctgcTAAACCAATTCCATAATTTTCCATTGCACAATAAGACTCCCATTGACTCTGTGATGgtctttttctaaatttgtgatgcatattttttttttatacagtCAAGAGTTAGAATTTATGTAGAAAACCGATTGGCTCTagtatccattgtgatttgaaacACCATATACGCCTATGAGAATTGTTCATTTATTGGCCTATGTAAAACAAACACCAAGACTTTGCCTAGCCTTTTTTTTAGGCGCCAATTAATCCAAAAATATGCATAAGAATTGTTGgcatttagttaaatttttattttttcaattaaatattttacttattgGGCTTTAATAAGGGTGATTATCATCTTCAAGTcagaaaaaggagaaagaaaatccAATTTTCAGGTATCTAGAATTCCTCTTCCTTGCATACTCTTAGAAGAAGCAAAACTTGACGCCAAGGCTACACATTAAGCTGACATAAATCAAAAGATACTTGAACCCCCCggcgttgttttttttttttttttttaaaaatggtttcaaatgattctttcataacaatttatatttttaactagTTTCTGGTTATGGAAGATAAATGCTACATAAACAATGGGAACaagaatttggaaaaaaaatcttGGAGTCTATAGCTAGCATTTATGTATCTGGAATTAAATGAAACACCaacaaatataatagaaaaacatATCAAATAATGCTAAAAcgtaatataatagaaaagcAAAATCAAGTAAGCCATCTAAAATTGGTCGAGCATATTATTTCCCTTACAACATGGGCAATAGTATCCAAATTGGGGGAGGCATATAGTACTTGTGTGAAGGATTTGGTTTGTAGTGTAGTCGAATGCTTCTGTCTTTCAAATTGAAGATACCCATGTCAATGGCCCCATCTGGAAAATATGGACGAGTAAAAATGTAGTCATCAGTGTAATATATGGAGTTGGGCTGACAATACGGAAAGTCAGAAGTTGAAATAGATATAGACTGATTGTCTCCCACGAAAAAGGCATCATCTCCTATGTTCTTCACCTCCACCCGCTCCACCACTCTTCCACTTTCATCATCTAGCACAAGCTTGTGCACCGTAAAATAACCAGTTATGCTCTGTGGAATCTGTTCAGATAACGAATCTTCATCGAAGAACCTCCGTAGGAGGAACAAATCCCCGTTAGATGTTGCCACCAGATATGTCTGGTAAGCATGCTCCAAATCTTGGGGCgcaagtacattttttttattggtattgACATCGAGGGATATAAGCTCACTTCGATGATCAATGGCGAGAACCTGGCCTTTATAATATAAAACATCAGAGAACAAGTGTCCATACTCATGTTCCACATAAGTCCAAGATTTGTCACCTAATTTCATGAAAACCAAGTCACTAAATTCACCAAATATTGCCACGACAAGGCAATTCGAGTCCTCAGCGGGGTCCGAGGACAATGTAACTTTTTTGACGGTATACTGCTTACCTGACATCCTTGTATAGAATCTGAGTTTTTGAAGCTGTGGGAGACGGATTTTCTTGTTCCTGAAGGGGTTGAAGAGGTGAATGGACGAAGTGTTGGTTACAAAGCTCAACCAACCAAATGAAGAACCGCAGCATCTTCTTCTATTGTAAGGCACGGGGAGGGTAACGTCAGAGATTGTCCGGTCGGTGATGCTGTATAAACTCCGCGCTTTCTCGATATCGTCTTTGCTGGGAACCAGCAGCATGGGAATTTGAGTGCCTTGTCGTGCCGCTGTCCCCCATGACTTGCATACGGCACCAAAACGAACCATGTCAATGGGTGAGGCCAGCTTGTGCAGAATCGAATCTAGGAGGTCCGTTGGAAGCCATGCCCAATCTGATTCGGACGTTGATGAAATTGCCATCATAAATATTCAGGTAACAACGTTTGAACCAATACTAATTGACGGCTGCTAAGGAGCCTCT
Protein-coding sequences here:
- the LOC132165050 gene encoding F-box protein SKIP23-like, yielding MAISSTSESDWAWLPTDLLDSILHKLASPIDMVRFGAVCKSWGTAARQGTQIPMLLVPSKDDIEKARSLYSITDRTISDVTLPVPYNRRRCCGSSFGWLSFVTNTSSIHLFNPFRNKKIRLPQLQKLRFYTRMSGKQYTVKKVTLSSDPAEDSNCLVVAIFGEFSDLVFMKLGDKSWTYVEHEYGHLFSDVLYYKGQVLAIDHRSELISLDVNTNKKNVLAPQDLEHAYQTYLVATSNGDLFLLRRFFDEDSLSEQIPQSITGYFTVHKLVLDDESGRVVERVEVKNIGDDAFFVGDNQSISISTSDFPYCQPNSIYYTDDYIFTRPYFPDGAIDMGIFNLKDRSIRLHYKPNPSHKYYMPPPIWILLPML